The following coding sequences lie in one Kribbella sp. NBC_00709 genomic window:
- a CDS encoding alpha/beta fold hydrolase → MSTATRSSRLAHLRSVRALAIVVAAVAAIAGLLIAAEPGASARTGSAPDGAALTDQRACSLNPSPPAGFVERKVKVNGIGINYVRGGHGPTLLLLHGYPQTWYTWDHVLPALAQHYTVVAPDLPGAGLSDAPASSAAYTKKAMAADIYALMVKLGLSHNLRVVGHDIGTTVAYPYAAAHRNDVVKPVLSEAPIPDPVIYTFPSLTPNGPGLWWFGLFAEKNGLAEDLMTRREQQWVTDFMPTSEVVKGALTPCDLDIYAHSLAQPGHLRASIEWFATLPQDVEDNAIYQQTKLSMPVLAIGASGNLGTREATWVREYATNVTGLVTANSGHWLYQEHPAELTSVLLQFLR, encoded by the coding sequence ATGAGTACTGCTACACGGTCGTCTCGTCTCGCGCACCTGAGAAGCGTGCGTGCACTCGCCATTGTTGTCGCGGCGGTCGCCGCCATCGCCGGGCTGCTCATCGCAGCCGAACCAGGGGCGTCCGCGCGGACCGGATCCGCCCCGGACGGCGCTGCCCTCACGGACCAACGCGCCTGCTCACTCAACCCGTCGCCACCGGCCGGCTTCGTTGAACGCAAGGTCAAAGTCAACGGCATCGGCATCAACTACGTGCGCGGCGGTCACGGGCCCACCCTGCTTCTGCTGCACGGCTACCCGCAGACCTGGTACACGTGGGACCACGTCCTGCCCGCGCTCGCCCAGCACTACACGGTCGTCGCACCCGACCTGCCCGGCGCTGGGCTGAGTGATGCGCCCGCCTCCTCCGCCGCCTATACGAAGAAGGCCATGGCCGCCGACATCTACGCGCTCATGGTCAAGCTCGGCCTCAGCCACAACCTCAGGGTCGTCGGTCACGACATCGGCACCACGGTCGCCTATCCGTACGCCGCCGCCCACCGTAACGACGTCGTGAAACCCGTGCTCAGCGAGGCCCCGATCCCGGACCCGGTCATCTACACCTTCCCCTCGCTCACTCCGAACGGTCCCGGGCTGTGGTGGTTCGGCCTGTTCGCCGAGAAGAACGGGCTGGCCGAGGACTTGATGACCCGTCGGGAGCAGCAGTGGGTGACCGACTTCATGCCGACGAGCGAAGTGGTCAAGGGCGCCCTCACCCCCTGCGACCTCGACATCTACGCCCACTCCCTCGCGCAGCCTGGACACTTGCGGGCAAGCATCGAGTGGTTCGCCACCCTGCCGCAGGACGTCGAGGACAACGCCATCTATCAGCAGACCAAGCTCAGCATGCCGGTCCTCGCTATCGGTGCCTCCGGCAACCTGGGGACCCGTGAGGCCACCTGGGTCCGCGAGTACGCCACCAACGTGACCGGGCTGGTTACCGCGAACTCCGGTCACTGGCTCTACCAAGAACATCCCGCAGAACTCACCAGCGTCCTCCTGCAGTTCCTGCGATAG
- a CDS encoding aminoglycoside phosphotransferase family protein, whose translation MNMTVLHDDEIPIDVGLVRKLVDTEFPQYAKLPLSRLGATGSTNSLFRLGDDLLVRLPRQPGNGAVIEREQRLAGEFGPRLPIRVPQILALGQPGHGYSERWSIVEWLPGEHPTACGPDEPPSRQGAQLAVDLAELIIALREAPLPDAAAQDPALRGYRGGALAGIDDWTRNSIEQCRSIVGFDLDLDLALAIWKDALKLSGAYEAGPDCWYHGDLVAENLLVTDDRLSAVIDFGVGIGDPTIDLHGAWELFDQPAREIFRERIGAEDAEWLRGRGWALGLALGTFTYYWHTMPSRREDRLMMARNVLADAQ comes from the coding sequence ATGAACATGACGGTTTTGCACGACGACGAGATTCCGATCGACGTCGGCCTGGTCCGCAAGCTCGTCGACACCGAGTTCCCGCAGTACGCGAAGCTGCCATTGAGCCGGCTCGGTGCCACCGGCTCAACGAATTCGCTGTTCCGGTTGGGTGACGACCTGCTGGTCCGTCTCCCGCGACAGCCCGGGAACGGCGCGGTGATCGAACGGGAACAGCGGTTGGCCGGCGAGTTCGGCCCCCGGCTGCCAATCAGGGTGCCCCAGATCCTCGCGCTCGGCCAACCGGGGCACGGCTACAGCGAACGATGGTCGATCGTCGAGTGGCTCCCCGGCGAGCATCCGACAGCCTGCGGCCCCGACGAGCCCCCGAGCCGGCAAGGGGCACAACTGGCCGTTGATCTTGCGGAGCTGATCATCGCGCTGCGAGAGGCGCCGCTGCCGGACGCGGCAGCACAGGATCCGGCTTTGCGCGGATATCGCGGTGGAGCGCTGGCCGGGATCGACGACTGGACCCGGAACAGCATCGAGCAATGCCGATCGATCGTCGGTTTCGACCTTGACCTTGATCTTGCCCTGGCGATCTGGAAGGACGCACTCAAGCTTTCGGGAGCGTACGAAGCGGGACCGGATTGCTGGTATCACGGCGATCTGGTCGCGGAGAATCTGCTGGTCACCGATGACCGGCTTTCGGCGGTGATCGACTTCGGAGTCGGGATCGGTGACCCCACAATCGATCTGCACGGCGCCTGGGAGCTCTTCGACCAGCCGGCGCGAGAGATCTTTCGGGAGCGGATCGGCGCGGAGGACGCCGAGTGGCTACGCGGCCGGGGCTGGGCGCTCGGCCTGGCGCTTGGCACCTTCACCTACTACTGGCACACCATGCCCAGCCGCCGCGAGGACCGGCTCATGATGGCTCGCAACGTCCTCGCCGACGCCCAGTAG
- a CDS encoding CGNR zinc finger domain-containing protein, whose product MNTSTPSPLELVLAFANTHADAGDRTERFTDAEGLTNWLGEVAWSGAEPARTVTDSDVVEARELRDALVTVLLSHSNDPATSDPAVRSAEAILDRAGDKCPVAVRLSGAEARLGPGCGGVSGAFAGVLAAATELALSGQWARIKACRNEPCHFAFFDRSKNTSAGYCSTQCSSQASMRAYRARKKETLAKSSPSSRTTE is encoded by the coding sequence GTGAATACTTCGACGCCGTCCCCGCTTGAGCTGGTCCTGGCCTTCGCGAACACCCATGCAGACGCCGGCGACCGCACAGAGCGGTTCACGGACGCAGAAGGCTTGACGAACTGGCTGGGCGAAGTGGCCTGGAGTGGAGCCGAACCGGCTCGAACCGTCACGGACTCAGACGTCGTTGAGGCCCGTGAGCTTCGTGATGCGTTGGTGACGGTGCTGCTCTCGCACTCGAATGACCCTGCTACCTCTGACCCGGCGGTCCGGTCTGCCGAGGCGATCCTCGATCGAGCTGGTGACAAGTGTCCGGTCGCAGTGCGATTGAGCGGCGCGGAGGCGCGTCTTGGTCCAGGCTGCGGCGGAGTATCGGGCGCGTTCGCGGGCGTGTTGGCAGCGGCGACTGAGCTTGCGCTCTCAGGTCAGTGGGCCCGGATCAAGGCATGCCGGAACGAGCCTTGTCACTTCGCGTTCTTCGACCGAAGCAAGAACACATCGGCCGGCTACTGCAGCACTCAGTGCTCCAGTCAGGCGTCGATGCGCGCCTACCGTGCCCGGAAGAAGGAGACGCTCGCCAAGAGCTCGCCGAGCTCCAGGACCACCGAGTAG